The following nucleotide sequence is from Nocardioides daedukensis.
GCTGGCCGCGACCGTGGGCTGCGGCTACACCGCCCGTCTCGGCGCGATGCGGATCTCGGAGGAGATCGACGCGCTCGAGGTGATGGGCGTGCCGTCCCTTCCCTACCTGGTCACCACACGGATGATCGCCGCCTTCATCGCCGTGATCCCGCTCTACATCGTCGCGCTCTCGGCGTCCTATCTCTCGCCGCGCCTGATCACCACGATGATGTACGGCCAGTCGTCCGGCACCTATGACCACTACTTCATCCAGTTCCTGCCCCCCATCGACATGCTCTGGTCCTTCTTCAAGCTGCTCTTCCTGGCGACCTCGATCATCCTGATCCACTGCTACTACGGCTACACGGCCTCCGGTGGCCCGGCAGGAGTCGGTACGGCGGTGGGCCGCGCGATCCGGACATCCATCGTGTGGACCGTGGTCGCCAACTTCTTCCTGAGCTTTGCCATCTGGGGCTCGACGACCACGGTCCGGATCACGGGGTAGTCGCGATGTTGGTCAACCTTCACCACGGGAACGCAGCCGAGCACCGCCGCCTGCTCCTCTGCGGCGTGCTCTTCCTGTCCCTCATCGGAGGCCTGCTCGCACTCTCCATCGCGGTCTACCAGAAGGCCTTCCAGCCGGTCACGATGGTGACGATCAAGGCCGATCGGGCGGGTCTGCAGCTCGCCAAGTTCGGCGACGTCCGCGTCCATGGCGCGTTGGTCGGCCAGGTGCGATCGATCGAGCAGGACGGCAAGGAGGCCTCGATCCGGGTCGGGCTCGATCCGGAGTCAGCCAAGAACATCCCGGCCAACGTCAAGGTCGAGATCATCCCGACCACGCTCTTCGGCCAGAAGTTCATCGCCTTCGTCGACCCCGAGGACGCCCCCGAGGGTTCGCTCGAAGAGGGCACAGTGATTCCGTCGAGTCGGGTGGAGACGAACGTCGAGCTGAGTCGGATCCTGGCCGACCTGTTCCCGCTGCTGCGCTCGGTTCGACCGGCCGATCTGAACGCCACCCTCAACGCCGTCTCGACGGCTCTCGACGGTCGCGGCGAGGACCTGGGCAAGACCCTCGACAAGCTGGACGGGTTCCTCACCGACATCAAGCCGCACCTGCCGACCCTGCGCAAGGACCTGGTCCTGCTGGCCGAGGTCGCCGAGACCTACTCGATCGCGGCGCCGGACCTGATCGAGGTCCTCAAGGACGTCACTGTCACCAGCAAGACCGTGATCGAGAAGAAGGAGGACCTCGGGGTCTTCTTCGCCGACCTGACCGGTCTGGCCGACACCACCACCCGGGTGCTGTCCGCCAACGAGAAGGACCTGATCCGTGCAGGCGAGCTCGCCCGGCCGGTGCTCGACCTGCTCGCGACGTACTCCCCGGAATTCCCCTGCCTGCTGCGCGGACTGGACCGCTACGACGAGCGCCTGGGCGACATGTTCTCCGGCGACCGGGTCAAGCAGTACGTCGAGCTGGGCGCCACCCAGAAGGAGGGCTACAAGGCGGAGGACCGACCGGTCTTCGGCGAGGTCGGCCACGGTCCGTGGTGCGCTGGCCTGCCGAACCCGCCCACTCCCTTCCCTCCGGGTGTCAAGCTGAAGGACGGGGACAACGGCAGCCTGGACAACTCGCCGACCTCCCTGCTGCAGGATCCCTCCAGGCTGCTCGACATCCTCGGCATCAGCCAGTCCTCCCTGTCGGGGGACGGCGTCGGACGAACCACCATGGGCTATGCCGGCACCCGTGCCGACCAGCACCTGACCAGCACCCTCCTGGGTGCCGAGGCGGGGGAGTCCCCGTCGGGATATGGGTCGCTCTCCTCGCTCCTCTACGGCCCCCTGGTGCGCGGATCGGCCGGTGAAGCCCAGTGAGTCGCAATTCCGAGACGATGGCGGCCGGCATCAAGCTGGCGATCTTCACCCTGGCCAGCATCCTGGTCACCGGCCTGCTGGCCGCGATCATGGGCAACTTCGGGTTCGGGCCGGGCAAGGTCTACAAGGCCGAGTTCACCAGCGCCAGCCAGCTCGAGAAGGGCGACGACGTCCGCGTTGCGGGGGTCGCCATCGGCGAGGTCAAGAAGGTCGAGCACTTCAAGCGCAACCGGGCACTGGTCACCTTCCGGGTGAAGGCCGACGTACCCGTCACCACGTCCACCCGGGCCGAGATCAGGTTCAAGAACCTGGTGGGCGACCGCTACCTCGCGATCGAGCCGGGCAAGAACCCCAAGGCCAAGAGGCTCGACGCGGACTCGACCATCCCGGTCGCCAACACCGAGCCCGCGCTCGACCTCACCACGCTGTTCAACGGGTTCAAGCCGCTGTTCACCGCGCTCGATCCCGACCAGGTCAACGAGCTGTCGATGAACCTGGTCCAGGTGCTGCAGGGTGAGGGCGGCACCGTGGCGAGCCTGCTGGAGAACACCGCCTCGCTCACCGGCACCCTGGCCGGTCGGGACGACCTGATCGGTGAGGTGATCACCAACCTCAGCAAGACCATGGACACCGTGAACGGGCGCAGCGGACAGCTGACCGCCCTGATCAAGGAACTGAAGGGCTGGATGAAGAACCTGGCCACCGACCGCAAGACGATCGGCGGGTCCCTCGACAACATCTCCGACCTGACCGAGGTGGTCGCCGGGTTGATCGAGGAGGCGCGCCCCTATCTGAAGGCCGACGTCGCCGAGCTCAAGAAGGTCTCCCAGCTGCTCACCCGCCCCGAGAGCCGTGACGTGCTCACCGAGCTCCTCGACCGCCTGCCCGAGTCGATGACCGACCAGACCCGGACCGGGACCTACGGCTCCTGGTACAACTACTACCTCTGTGCGGTGTCGGTGAAGATCCAGCTCCCGATCCTCTCCGACGTCCCCTTGCTCGACGAGTTGCAGAAGCTGCTCGGCAGCTTCAAGCTCAAGTCCTCGGCTGCGAGGTGCCAGTGATGCGGCACTACACCCAGGCCCAGACTCTCCGGCTCGGCGCCTTCACGATCGTGATCATGCTGCTGATCGTGGCGGCGGCCTTCAACCTCTCCAAGTTCCCCGGCTTCGGCGGCGACTCCTACCAGGCCGAGTTCGCCGATGCCTCGGGACTGCGCAAGGGCAACATGGTCCAGGTCGGGGGCATCCGTGCCGGCCGGGTCCAGGACATTACCCTGCGCGACGGCAAGGTGCTGGTGAAGTTCGAGGTCGACCACGGGGTCGAGTTCGGCAAGAAGAGCCGTGCCTCGGTCGAAGTGCTCAACCTGCTCGGCGAGAAGTATCTCGAGCTCACTCCTGCCGGATCGGGACAGCTGAGCAGCGACGACCTCATTCCTGTCGAGCGGACCGAGTCCGCCTATGACATCGTCGGCGTCCTCGGTGACCTCACCTCCACCACGGAGAAGATCGACACCGAACGCCTGCGCGAGGCGCTGAACACGGTCTCCGACACCGTCGACGCCTCCGGCCCGGAGATCGAAGCGGCCTTCGAGGGGATCTCGGCCCTCTCGCAATCCATCTCCAGCCGCGACGAGGAGCTGCAGACCCTGTTGAGTGGATCCTCGTCCGTGAGCGAGATCCTCGACGACCGCAGTGACGACATCGTCAGCCTGATGAAGAATGCCGACCTCGTCTTCAAGGAGCTCCGGACCCGCAAGGACTCCGTGCACCGGCTCCTGGTCAACGCCCGCACCCTGGCCAAGGAGCTGCGCGGAGTGGCTGCCGACAACCAGAAGCAGATCGCTCCCGCCCTGAAGGAGCTCGACGACCTGCTCAACTTCCTGACCACCAAGGAGAAGGAGCTCAAGGCGACCCTGGCTGCCTATGGCCCCTATGCCGACATCCTCGGCAACATCATCGGAACGGGCCCCTGGTTCGACGCCTATGTCGTGAACCTCGCGTCCCTCGCCACCGGTGAGTTCTCCCAGCTGGGGGAGGTGCCGTGATGCTGGCAAGGATCAACACCCGTGTGGTCCTGGTGGCAGTCGCCGTACTGCTGCTGATCGCAGCGTTCCTGATGTTCGACAAGGACACCGAGCAGAAGACCGTCACGGCCCACTTCCCGCGCGCCGTCAGCGTGTTCGTCGGCACCGACGTACGCGTGCTGGGCGTCAACGTCGGAGAGGTGACCGCCGTGGTCCCGGAGGGCAACTCGGTCCGCGTCGACATGACGTACGACGCGTCCTTCAAGATCCCGGCGGACGCCAAGGCCGTCGTGATCACGCCCACCCTCGTCGCGGACCGGTTCGTCCAGCTGACGCCGGTCTACGAAGAGGGCCCGGTGATGGCCGACAAGGCCGACATCGCGTTGAAGGACAGCGACGTGCCCGTCGAGCTGGACCGGATCTATGCCGGCCTGCGCGACCTCAGCGAGACGCTCGGACCCAACGGGGTCAACAAGGACGGCACCCTGGATCACCTGCTCGCCGTGGCGAACAAGAACCTCGGCGGCAAGGGCAAGAAGGGCAACGACGCGATCCGGAGCCTGTCCGAGGCGGCGGAGACGTTCGGCGACGGCAGTGGGGACCTGTTCAGCACGGTCAAGCACCTGGCGGAGTTCACCGACACGCTGGCCACCAACGACGAGCTGGTGGTGGCCTTCATGAAGGACCTCACCGGAGTGACTGCCGATCTGGCCGAGGAGCGTGACGAGCTCGAAGCCGCCCTCACCGAGGTGGCCGGAGCCATCGGCACGGTCGAGTCCTTCGTCGAGGACAACCGAGAGGCATTGAGCACCGACGTGGAGAAGCTGACCCGGGTGATCAAGAACATCGCCTCGGAGAAGGACAGCATGGACCTGGCCCTCACCGCCGGCCCCGTCGGGATCGGCAACCTGGTTCTCGCCTTCGACGACAAGTCCGGGG
It contains:
- a CDS encoding MlaE family ABC transporter permease, giving the protein MKLGAPALKARRDSLEQAGDQFLFYVKALAWTPRALKRYRREILNTLAEVTFGAGGLTVIAGTVGVIAFLAFFAGTEVGIQGYASLSQIGVAKFSAFISAYFNTREVAPLISSIALAATVGCGYTARLGAMRISEEIDALEVMGVPSLPYLVTTRMIAAFIAVIPLYIVALSASYLSPRLITTMMYGQSSGTYDHYFIQFLPPIDMLWSFFKLLFLATSIILIHCYYGYTASGGPAGVGTAVGRAIRTSIVWTVVANFFLSFAIWGSTTTVRITG
- a CDS encoding MCE family protein, whose protein sequence is MLVNLHHGNAAEHRRLLLCGVLFLSLIGGLLALSIAVYQKAFQPVTMVTIKADRAGLQLAKFGDVRVHGALVGQVRSIEQDGKEASIRVGLDPESAKNIPANVKVEIIPTTLFGQKFIAFVDPEDAPEGSLEEGTVIPSSRVETNVELSRILADLFPLLRSVRPADLNATLNAVSTALDGRGEDLGKTLDKLDGFLTDIKPHLPTLRKDLVLLAEVAETYSIAAPDLIEVLKDVTVTSKTVIEKKEDLGVFFADLTGLADTTTRVLSANEKDLIRAGELARPVLDLLATYSPEFPCLLRGLDRYDERLGDMFSGDRVKQYVELGATQKEGYKAEDRPVFGEVGHGPWCAGLPNPPTPFPPGVKLKDGDNGSLDNSPTSLLQDPSRLLDILGISQSSLSGDGVGRTTMGYAGTRADQHLTSTLLGAEAGESPSGYGSLSSLLYGPLVRGSAGEAQ
- a CDS encoding MCE family protein codes for the protein MSRNSETMAAGIKLAIFTLASILVTGLLAAIMGNFGFGPGKVYKAEFTSASQLEKGDDVRVAGVAIGEVKKVEHFKRNRALVTFRVKADVPVTTSTRAEIRFKNLVGDRYLAIEPGKNPKAKRLDADSTIPVANTEPALDLTTLFNGFKPLFTALDPDQVNELSMNLVQVLQGEGGTVASLLENTASLTGTLAGRDDLIGEVITNLSKTMDTVNGRSGQLTALIKELKGWMKNLATDRKTIGGSLDNISDLTEVVAGLIEEARPYLKADVAELKKVSQLLTRPESRDVLTELLDRLPESMTDQTRTGTYGSWYNYYLCAVSVKIQLPILSDVPLLDELQKLLGSFKLKSSAARCQ
- a CDS encoding MCE family protein, with product MRHYTQAQTLRLGAFTIVIMLLIVAAAFNLSKFPGFGGDSYQAEFADASGLRKGNMVQVGGIRAGRVQDITLRDGKVLVKFEVDHGVEFGKKSRASVEVLNLLGEKYLELTPAGSGQLSSDDLIPVERTESAYDIVGVLGDLTSTTEKIDTERLREALNTVSDTVDASGPEIEAAFEGISALSQSISSRDEELQTLLSGSSSVSEILDDRSDDIVSLMKNADLVFKELRTRKDSVHRLLVNARTLAKELRGVAADNQKQIAPALKELDDLLNFLTTKEKELKATLAAYGPYADILGNIIGTGPWFDAYVVNLASLATGEFSQLGEVP
- a CDS encoding MCE family protein gives rise to the protein MLARINTRVVLVAVAVLLLIAAFLMFDKDTEQKTVTAHFPRAVSVFVGTDVRVLGVNVGEVTAVVPEGNSVRVDMTYDASFKIPADAKAVVITPTLVADRFVQLTPVYEEGPVMADKADIALKDSDVPVELDRIYAGLRDLSETLGPNGVNKDGTLDHLLAVANKNLGGKGKKGNDAIRSLSEAAETFGDGSGDLFSTVKHLAEFTDTLATNDELVVAFMKDLTGVTADLAEERDELEAALTEVAGAIGTVESFVEDNREALSTDVEKLTRVIKNIASEKDSMDLALTAGPVGIGNLVLAFDDKSGAIGSRFGFQGNVADADGFLCAIVQQSELPKAAKDLACTLFEAALEPIVSQANQKLPMSGGTASETSREDLSSAYASGTGSELSDLLGAR